The Pseudobacteriovorax antillogorgiicola genome has a segment encoding these proteins:
- a CDS encoding D-Ala-D-Ala carboxypeptidase family metallohydrolase, whose translation MRALAGSSEKSQHILGRATDISTWGWSDDEIMNLISKAYLLGFKGIGIYSTFVHLDSREGEFRMWVGE comes from the coding sequence GGGAGCTCTGAAAAATCTCAGCACATCCTTGGTAGGGCAACCGACATCTCTACTTGGGGGTGGTCAGATGATGAGATCATGAACCTTATCTCGAAGGCTTATCTGTTGGGGTTTAAGGGGATTGGGATCTATTCGACTTTTGTTCATCTTGATTCGCGGGAGGGGGAGTTTCGGATGTGGGTTGGCGAGTGA